A segment of the Verrucomicrobiia bacterium genome:
ATCGGCATTCTCCTTGGGCTTTTGGTGTACGGATTTATCAATGCCCGATTGTGGCCTGTGAGCGCGGTGCAGAAAACCGAGGAGAAAATTGCCGATACGCTGCGCCTGCTGGCGAAAATGATATTGCTCAATGACGATGGACTGGACCCAAAACCACAACTGGCAGAAGCCTACAGCATACGATTGCAGTTGTATCAACACCTGACTGGCGTTCGGCAGCTTCTCGAAAGTTCGAAATTTGAAGGGAATAAGTCGCGGCGCGAATATCTGGAAAAAGTGCGGGACGATGTGGAACTGATCTTCCTGCGCATCCTGGCCATCATCCAGCATCGGGCAGATTTGCGACCGCAAATGGCGCCTGCACTCGTACGCGTAACCGCGCTTCGGCTGAAGGCACTGGCGAGCGAAACCTTGCTCAAGTTTGCGAATCGTATTGAAGGAAAAACCGCTGCTCCCCTCCCCGACTTGCCAGGGGCGATGGATGGACTCGCGCGCGCTGTCAGTGCGGAAATCGGCACGGTAACTGACGCCGATAACGCCAACAAAATTCTAGCACGGCTGGCCCTGTATTCGGAAACAGTTTTAATCACACAAAATATGACCCGATAGTCGTGGCTTAAAAAACAGTTTAGTCTCAAGACCGAATTGGTTTTTCGATCAGAAAATCAATTAACTATTTAGCGGCATCATCTTTGGCAACCAAATCTCTGATAACATCCTGAAGCGTTATGCTTCCGGTTAAGTGTTCCGTAAGGCCGCCTTCAAAATCAATCCAGCCTTCGTTAAATCCGTCCAGCATCCGAATCCGTGGCAGCGGATTTTTCATTCCTTGCGACTTAAAAAGCGGCTCCCAGGATTCATGCGGCACAATTTCCGCCCGCTCCGGCTTGCCCAGGAGCTTGGCGAACGTGGCGGCAATCTCATTAGGCGTCACCCGCCTGGGTCCTTCCAACTCGACGATGCGGCGGCCATTCCACTGTTCTTGAATAAGTTTGGCTGCCGTCTTGCCGATGTCGGCCGTCGCCACCATCGGCACGGGCTTATCAAGCGGTTGAATAAAACTTGGAATCACGCCACGTTCCCGCGCGGGGCTCACATCCCAACTGCAATTCTCCATGAACCAGGCGGGGCGAAGGATGCTCAACGGCATGGTCAAAGAGCTGATCGCTTGTTCGATGATGGTATGTTGGCTGAGAAGATTTGATTGGCTCGCCTGCGCTCCGATGGTTGAAAGATAAACCACTCGCGCCGGGCGCGCGGCTTCCAGTGCCGATTTCAAAGTTGCTCCGATGGCCCGCGCCTCGGGGAAATCCGGCAGCGGATCGAAACTCGGCGGAACCACCACGAACACGCCCTCACATCCGCGAAAAGCTTCGGTCAAGGCGCTGGCGTCGTTTATATCGGCAACCACAAGTTCCACACCGGCTCTTTCCCAATGCGCTGCTTTGGCCTTGTCGCGCACCACGCCGCGCACTTTTTTTCCGGCGTTGATCAAGGCCCTTGCGGTTGCACCTCCGACCTTTCCAGTGATTCCAGTTATGGCATACATATAATTCTCCTTCGTAATCGTTTTGTATTTATTTCTCAAAGTCCGCGCCAAGCGCGATGGTAAAGGCAATCAAATTCGTAAGCCAATCCTGTTAAACTTACTTGCTGATGAACTTGCCCGGAAAATTTGATTCGCCCTGAATAAAGAGAAACGGCCGGTTGAATCTCACTCAAAATGATTCCTTCAGGGCGGTGAAGATTGCTGGACCGCAATGCCATCCGGAACTTATACGTTCGCCCAATTAAGCGCCGCCTATCCCGCCAACTTTCCATTGACATGGGTGGCGCAGCCCGGCGGAACCGCTACCAACGGCGGCAGTATCACCGTATTGCTATAAACCATCGTGCTCCGATTTCGCCTGCCGCAGCCTGGAATGGCTACCACACGCGGATCATCACCACTCCGTGGCGCGGAACATTGGCCGTGAACGAATCCGCAAACTTCCCCAGATCGCGTTGCCGCCAGAGATCGCGCACTTTGTGTTTGCCGTGCAGGCCGAGCGTTTTCCAATCAGCCCGCACGTCGGCGGCAGCCTCACTCCGATTGAAAAGACCAATGGCTTTGGAACCGTCCTGCATTGTTTTGGCCCACACTTCGAAATCTCCGTCCTCGGCCACGCGTGCCGCCTCTTTTCCCAGCGGGTCCTGATTCACCGCGAGGACTTCGTCGTTGGAAAGCAGGTTCAACGTAAAATCATCCAGTTGCGACATATCGCAACCGATGAGCAACGGCGACGCCAGCAGACACCAAAGGCTGATATGCGTGTATTGCTCGTTGGGCGTCAGATGCGTCGGACGAAGATTTCCCCACCCGAGGCGTCCCACGACCAGCATGTCGGGATCGTTCCAATGCCCCGGCCCCGCGTAATCTCCGTGGCCGTTCTGATTGAAACCGATATTCGCCATGCTGCCCCACGAATCCGAAATATCACCCGTCGTGCGCCAGCAATTCCCACCCACCTGCGCGCCCCACTTCCAGACGTCGCCCATTCCGTATTGGCAAAGGCTGAACACGATGTCGCGATTCACCGAGTCCAGGGCGGTGCGCATAATTTTGTATGGCTTCATCAACCGCTGTTGTTCCGGGAGCGTTTTATCCTGGACCTGCTCGTAGGAGCACCAATCGTATTTCAAATAATCAAATCCCCACGCGGCATACTGCTGCGCGTCGAGCTGTTCGTGCTGCCAGCTCGCTTCAAACCCCCCGCAAGTTCTGGGTCCGGGCGAGGAATAAATCCCGATCTTCAAACCCTTGGAATGGACATAATCCGTAAGCGCCTTCATGTCGGGAAATTTTTTGTTGGACTGGATGCGCCCCTCCGCGTCGCGCGAGTCTTCCCAGCAATCATCAATGTTGATGTAAGTCCAGCCGTGATTGATCAATCCGCTGGCCACCAAAGCGTCCGCCGCGGCACGCACCTTCTGATCATCCACCGCGCCGGCAAAACAATTCCAACTGTTCCAGCCCATTGGCGGAGTCAGCGAAATCTCCGGGCCGCAAACAATCCGCAACGCCGCCTTGCTCGCGCCGAGCCGGTTTTCCGCGCGCAAAGTGAGATCATAATTGCCGGGCTTCGACAGCGAACCGGTGAGTTGTCCGGTGGCCGGATCAAACTGCAGTCCTTCGGGCAAATGTCCACAGGAGAATTTCATCGGACGATCACCCGTGGCTGGCACGGTGAAGAGAACCGGGTGGCCGGGGCGCACGCCGAAAACCCGCGGCCCGTTGATGCGTGGCGTGGACGGCGCGGTCGGCGTCAATATTACAGCCACCTCTCGCGGAGCAGCTGCGGTCACCGGTGCCGCGCCGCTGTATTCAAATTTGGCCTCCGCCCAATCCGCGTGATCAAAACTAATCCCGTCATTGGCATCGCCGACCCGCAAGAGAAGCGTTTGGATGCCGCTGAGTGGCACCTCCACCGCCTTGGCGGGTTCACCGGCCTTCATGACCCCGCTGCGCCAGAGAATTTTGCCATCGCCAATGACAAAAAATTCAATGCTGGCAAGACTATTGGTTTCTTCCGAGTCCAAGCCGACCAGGCTGCTGAATTTGTTCCCGGAGCCATGAAGATCAACATAGAGCGCACTGACCGCATGTGTGCCCAAGCCGCGGTCAAACGACTGCTTGCCAATGCGCAAGGAATGTCCGTCCACGGATTTATCCTTTTGTGGCTGGCCCCAGTCCTGCGAAGTATTGCTGAGGTCCAGTTCATCCAGCCAGACGGTACTCGCTTTGAGTTGCCCGGCGCTCAGGAAAATAATCGCGGCCAACGCCAGGATACGGCCCCGCGCAAAAGGAAATGAAGTTAAGATATTCAAGCCAGACATAATTGTTGATTCCGCAACGGCGATGCAAACCATAAATTCGGACAAGCGCGCCCCGTTATTGCGGGAGCGCTTGCCATTAAATAAACGCGAACGATCTGCTGATTAAGCTGGGTGGCCGGAACAACTCATTCTTGGCGTTTAACAATAGGAGTGCCTGAGCATTTATCGCTTTGGCCATCTGCTTTTTCTAGGTGAGATTCAGGCTGGGTTTTGTTACAAATATCTGGAACAGAAAAAAACGTGAATTCAAATGGGACTGAGGTAAAATGCGGACGTGATCGAAGGAAGCAGAGCTGAACAGGAAATCGCACAAGTGGAAAGACAAGCTCAAAATCCACCAAAATCCGTTCAACTTCTCATGGCTGCGGTTGGTTCAGGGCGCGCGGCTGAAAAAATCGTACAGCGGGCTTCAAATTTAGCCGCGACCTTAAAATGCCCGTGGATTGCCGTATATGTGGATGTGCAGTCACCCCTGCATGGCGGAGATCAGATCCAGATCGGAAAGGCGCTCGAATTGGCGAGGGAATTGGGTGCTGAGGTTATCACGGTCACGGGAACTGATCTGGTAGGTTGTTTGTTGCGGGTGGCACGGCAGCGCAACGTGAGTCAAATCGTTATTGGAAAATCCGGCGCTTCTATCAGGAGATTTTTCCGGCACGATCAAGTCTTGAACCAGCTGATTCGCGAGAGCGATGACCTGGAAGTTCACGTGGTGAATTCCGGAAGCAAGGTTCGCGAGTCAATGCCGCCGCGCTGGCAGGATTTAAAGGAATTTACCTGGTTCCAATATTTGTTTGCCGTGGGTGTGATTGTTGCGGTGACGTTTGCCGTGATGTCATCGGGTTCGTGGATCGGCCCTCCCGAAGCGGCTGCTTTAATCTTTCTGCTGGCGGTGGTGGTGTTGGGTTCGCTCTTCGGGCGGGGGCCGACTCTCGTGGCAGCGTTAACGAGCGCACTGCTTTGGGATTATTTCATCCTGCCCCCCGTCTTTAAATTTAGCATTTCCCGTTTCGGTGATGCGCTGGCATTTGGAATGTACTTTGTCGTCGCCTTATTCATGGGGCACCTTACCAGCCGCATCCGGGCGCAACAAAAAATTGAAAGCCTGGGCGAGGAGCGAGCGACGGCCCTGTATTTATTGACACGAGAATTAAGCGCCGCCGCGAATCTTGATCAGATTATTCGACGGGCGGTGCTTCAATTGGAACAAGTTTTTCAAGCTCAATGTGCCGTTCTGTTGGACGCTTCGGTTAATGAAAAAAAACAAAGGCTGCATTGGGCCAGCACGTTCACGCCCAGTGAGGAAGGCCGGCGCGCGGCGAATTGGGTTTTTGAGCATTCCCAAAACGCCGGTAAATTCACCAGCCATTTTCCGCTCGCGGATGCCTTTTATATTCCACTCATTAGCACCCAGGGTGTTCTCGGTGTCGTGGGGCTGCAATTCACGCAAGCCTTTCCTCCAACCGTACACCAATTAAATTTGCTGGACGCTTTCGTGGAGCAAATCGTGCTCGCGCTTGATCGCAAGCGGCTGAATGAAATTTCCGAACGCGCAAAAGTCCTCGCTGAGTCCGAACGGCTCACGAAGACGCTGCTGGATTCCATGTCC
Coding sequences within it:
- a CDS encoding NmrA family NAD(P)-binding protein, encoding MYAITGITGKVGGATARALINAGKKVRGVVRDKAKAAHWERAGVELVVADINDASALTEAFRGCEGVFVVVPPSFDPLPDFPEARAIGATLKSALEAARPARVVYLSTIGAQASQSNLLSQHTIIEQAISSLTMPLSILRPAWFMENCSWDVSPARERGVIPSFIQPLDKPVPMVATADIGKTAAKLIQEQWNGRRIVELEGPRRVTPNEIAATFAKLLGKPERAEIVPHESWEPLFKSQGMKNPLPRIRMLDGFNEGWIDFEGGLTEHLTGSITLQDVIRDLVAKDDAAK
- a CDS encoding NPCBM/NEW2 domain-containing protein; translated protein: MSGLNILTSFPFARGRILALAAIIFLSAGQLKASTVWLDELDLSNTSQDWGQPQKDKSVDGHSLRIGKQSFDRGLGTHAVSALYVDLHGSGNKFSSLVGLDSEETNSLASIEFFVIGDGKILWRSGVMKAGEPAKAVEVPLSGIQTLLLRVGDANDGISFDHADWAEAKFEYSGAAPVTAAAPREVAVILTPTAPSTPRINGPRVFGVRPGHPVLFTVPATGDRPMKFSCGHLPEGLQFDPATGQLTGSLSKPGNYDLTLRAENRLGASKAALRIVCGPEISLTPPMGWNSWNCFAGAVDDQKVRAAADALVASGLINHGWTYINIDDCWEDSRDAEGRIQSNKKFPDMKALTDYVHSKGLKIGIYSSPGPRTCGGFEASWQHEQLDAQQYAAWGFDYLKYDWCSYEQVQDKTLPEQQRLMKPYKIMRTALDSVNRDIVFSLCQYGMGDVWKWGAQVGGNCWRTTGDISDSWGSMANIGFNQNGHGDYAGPGHWNDPDMLVVGRLGWGNLRPTHLTPNEQYTHISLWCLLASPLLIGCDMSQLDDFTLNLLSNDEVLAVNQDPLGKEAARVAEDGDFEVWAKTMQDGSKAIGLFNRSEAAADVRADWKTLGLHGKHKVRDLWRQRDLGKFADSFTANVPRHGVVMIRVW
- a CDS encoding DUF4118 domain-containing protein encodes the protein MNQLIRESDDLEVHVVNSGSKVRESMPPRWQDLKEFTWFQYLFAVGVIVAVTFAVMSSGSWIGPPEAAALIFLLAVVVLGSLFGRGPTLVAALTSALLWDYFILPPVFKFSISRFGDALAFGMYFVVALFMGHLTSRIRAQQKIESLGEERATALYLLTRELSAAANLDQIIRRAVLQLEQVFQAQCAVLLDASVNEKKQRLHWASTFTPSEEGRRAANWVFEHSQNAGKFTSHFPLADAFYIPLISTQGVLGVVGLQFTQAFPPTVHQLNLLDAFVEQIVLALDRKRLNEISERAKVLAESERLTKTLLDSMSHEVRTPITAIMGATSILAELEKDDGHALQREMVGEIQEATGRLNRLVGNFLEVSHLESGTVKPNMNDCEVSDLIYTVLAEMEKELVRHQVSVAVAPDLPLVWMDFVLMQHALTNLLSNAVLHTPAGTLIEVSARIEHGALDIIVADSGPGIPAASLDKIFNKFYRAPNAPDGGTGLGLSLVKGFMEAQGGVGTAENRAEGGAKFILHLPLKEKMIPVEKIYE